Part of the Besnoitia besnoiti strain Bb-Ger1 chromosome Unknown contig00015, whole genome shotgun sequence genome is shown below.
CCGCGGTGCTCTGTCAGCTTCGCCAATTTGAACTCCAAGCTCGCATGCCTCTGGAGGGTGACGTGCCTGACGACCAGCGTTCGCCAAAAGCCAGAGTGAGCGGATTTGCGTGACGCTAATAGGAAGGCGAATTCGACCTACCTACATCCAGGCTCCACTTCTATGGGTAAAAGGAGCCAGTAGAGTAGCTAGCAGTTGAGCCACGAGGATGAGTTTTGCTCCTGTTCCACAGGCGGTGATATGGAGATGCTTCAGCAGGAAGCCAATGCAAATATCATTGCCTTCTCCAATTTTGCGGTGGATTGCAGGCAGATAGCTATCGAAGAGAACTTCGGCAGGTGGCACACGATTTTCGAGCAATACGGACTCAGGTGGAACGTCTGATGCTTCTGGATGATGACGGTAAAGACTCGTTAGAGAGGTCCAGAGCAGGGATGGCCTCTCCGCAGAACAGACACAGGTTTATTTTGTGTGTCTTTCCCGATTCGCAGGCTTACCTCCAACTGGAGCGTCACCTCACCAGCGGATGCGGCTACTCACAGCGACCGAGAGCGCTCAAAAAGGCGTACATATGCTGGAGGTGAGACCAGTCCGCCGCCGAAAAGTGTTTGGAGTATGCACAGCTCTGGAGCTTTATGTGCATTCCATGAGCACATGTGTATGTCTTGCGCTGGTCACAGTATGCTCACAGTACCAAGAGAGAGGTAGTCCTGTCGTGAAGAGAAGGAACGCTTGCCTGTCCTCTGTGGCTTCGAGGCCTCACTCCCTGTTGCCGTGCTGGATTGGCTCTTTCGAACCAATATACGCCCATGCTGCGCGAAGCTAGGTCCCTCCCCCGAATCATTTGTAAAAAAGCATCACGCATTTCTCTGTTGGTAGCACCGCCGCGCACCAGGAATCCGTCTGCACCCCGGGCTGCCAGATGCCAAAGAGAAGGAGCCAGTTATGGAGAAGTGTCTCACGGCGCTGCATTTTTTCTGTGTAGCCCTGTTGCGTACAGAGCTCAAGAGTGCTGGCGCTGGAGACTGAAGTTCTAGGATCCAGCATTATGACCGAGTTGCGTGGACAGCGGGAGACAATTGAGCGGACCAGCGCACACGTGAGATAACATAAAAGCCATATGAATTGACTATGAGTAGTGCCATGATCTCCGCAATTTGTAAGGAGGTGTATGCCTTGTGTGAGATTTACAGATGGGTAGAGTCGGCGAAggtcttcgcgtcgcctcagccACAATCCAACGAATTGTGAGTCCGCAGGCTAACCTGTGAAGGTGACGGAGTGGCcggcaggcagcagagggcgcACTTTTGTCTTGCCGGCTTCACATTTTCTTGTCATATGTTTGTGGATGCCCCTCCCAGATTCAAGTCGCCCTGCGACGCAAACTTCTGATCTACGTGTTAGTTGCCCTTCTGATTCTCACGCTAATATTTATCTTCGCTCGGAAAGTGATTCCGGGCAACCTCTCCCAGAGCAAAGCGACTGACAAACCTGAAGCGTCAACCTTGCCCGATATTCAGCAAACGTCGGAAACCAAAGGTAACTTAAACCACACTTTTCTAGATCATCCGACCCATACAGCCACCTCAAGTCCTGGTTCTGTAGTATTGGGCCATCCAGACCCAAACGGGGAAAGCGACCGTCTTCGCTAATAAACAAGTTTGGTACAGTCGGGCCTTGTTTCAAGGTCAGTCACTCCACAAGGTAGTGACGATGCCGAGCGTCGGCATCGCAACTTTTGAAGAGTCGTCGGTTTCTCCTGTCAGTTGCGAAGCTGCTTCTGGGCGTAAGCGTCTACTCTAGGACCCTCCCGGTTCTGTGAAACGATTGTTCCATTGCCATCACCGCGGCCAGAGAGTGATAGCCACGTGATGGCGGCAGGCGTGCgctgccttttcttctcagTGTGGTCGTCGGCATGGTGTGGTGTGTACGTGCCTTATTTATAAATACACATTAGTGTGATAGCGGGGTAGCAATGTGAAAGTTACCTCGTTCCTCGCTAAACGTACAAACCTAATGAAACTCATATCGTACGCCGTAATACACCAAACTTTATTCATGTGAAATACAACAGGAAAAATGCTGATTGTGCTCGAAAGGCCTGCAAAGAGTGTCTTCAAGTACTAAGAGTCTTTTGTGGTTTCGCCAGGCTCAGCCTTATGCAAGCGAATATGCGATCTGGCTCGACTCTGCCACGCATAAACATCGACGAATTGGACGACTTTTCTTTGGGTACAGCGCACGCGTATCAAGCCGGCCACACACGCTTTATTAGAGCGAGCTAAATTTTAGGCTGTCAATGCCTCGGACGCCTCAGAGAACGATGATAGTGAGACAGTCGAGAGAGACCGACCAGTTTCTGCTTTGTCATCCATGCCACCTGAACGCCCAGATGGCAGCATATTAGTGGGTACTTCGTATGGACGTCAGTGGTCTTTACCAATTAGTGTGATCCCGACTGCCCACAAGGAGAGCATGATAGCGAGAAGCATTAGTGTTGGGGCGTTAAAGGAGAATGGGTTCGCCACAGAGAAAAATGGCACTGAACGAGTTGGCAGCCGGACGTTGAGCTGGGAAGCGCCGTAGACACAAATGATCCTTACCAGGATCGAGAGCGACGAAATTGCCTATTCCCCCGTATATGGCGGTAACCTGAACAGCGCAGCGAGTCAAGCAACGGGGTGTCACGCAAGGAGTGGGTGACCGCCTACATTTGCGAAAAACGAAAGCCCAGCAACGATGCAGTAAgagcagcagaaagcgagcACCACATTCTGGGTCTTCCGCGCGTCCGCTCGGTCACACGTGATAAGAAGAAATACTCCTGTAGCAACGGCAATAATCCAAACGAAATACAAGAATCCAGCGACAGCAGTATTGCCAGTGAACAGCCCCGCGACGCCAAGGTGGCCAGGGAGGAACCTGAGTTTGCAGTGACAAAGGATCACAATGCGTAGACGTGTATGCCTTCTGGGGCCTCAGCTTACCCGGAAACCAGGCAGTATAGCAAATTGGCAGAGAGTAGGCAAAACGCCTGGCACGCAAGGAGCCAGCCGTAAGGCTCCTGAGACGGCGAACAGTAACGTGATCCCGCGTGGTGGGCCGTGAAAAAGGTCTACTGAGATAATACCTTTTCCATCCCTCTCAAGAATGACgctgttttttctccgcgctcgAACCACAGCAGTGACTGAACAGACCGCAGAGCGAGTAGCGCCCCCAGGAGAGCCAGCGAAAGAGAAAGGACCACCGCTATAAAAGCCGGTAGGGGGAGAACTGTAAGGCAACGCCTGACACGCAGCGGTTGCGAGCAGCATAATTCAGTTGCCCTACCACTAATGAAGAGAATCAAGCCAAGCGACATGTAGATATAACTACTCAGAGCAAGAAGACCCTGGCGGATATACCAGGGAGACTTCCTGGGGAGACACTTGGCGGGCAGATGATGAATAAGAAGATCTGGCGACAACCTTACGCATATTTCAGCCCGATGGTGGCGCCGGGGACCTAATGCAAGTAAGGTTCCCGTTTGAGTCGCGTGGTCCGAGCTGTCTGCCCGCACTTACTACAGCAATATACACCAAGGCCTGAGGAATTACGTACAGTAAAGACTGGTACTGCGCGGGAACCTCTTCGAACGATTGGACGTCAAGGCCTTTCTGGTAGCTCGCTGCTGGTAAGAGCTGCTCGG
Proteins encoded:
- a CDS encoding vesicle transport v-snare protein (encoded by transcript BESB_027930), which encodes MDHRLLDYEQEFLNSYARLKCCCTSIQSEDSSAEKRRGIANGIKSLQQAESALRQFELQARMPLEGDVPDDQRSPKARADSYRRELRQVAHDFRAIRTQVERLMLLDDDGLPPTGASPHQRMRLLTATESAQKGVHMLESSRVLALETEVLGSSIMTELRGQRETIERTSAHMGRVGEGLRVASATIQRIIQVALRRKLLIYVLVALLILTLIFIFARKVIPGNLSQSKATDKPEASTLPDIQQTSETKVAKLLLGVSVYSRTLPVL
- a CDS encoding uncharacterized protein (encoded by transcript BESB_027940) yields the protein MWKNPCVIVVSLYARVAVALENGLDFRPDEVAAYLAQKAGFKLSTLVTMQSLSVDPGDAYILPRPPRIEECLSAMQGRPLTRMPKPYDMGIEVSSFEGYRTAQLRIAEAKTGMGIGGEQPEQLLPAASYQKGLDVQSFEEVPAQYQSLLYVIPQALVYIAVVPGATIGLKYAKSPWYIRQGLLALSSYIYMSLGLILFISVLPLPAFIAVVLSLSLALLGALLALRSVQSLLWFERGEKTASFLRGMEKEPYGWLLACQAFCLLSANLLYCLVSGFLPGHLGVAGLFTGNTAVAGFLYFVWIIAVATGVFLLITCDRADARKTQNVVLAFCCSYCIVAGLSFFANVTAIYGGIGNFVALDPVPFFSVANPFSFNAPTLMLLAIMLSLWAVGITLIGGMDDKAETGRSLSTVSLSSFSEASEALTA